Proteins encoded in a region of the Devosia sp. RR2S18 genome:
- the pdeM gene encoding ligase-associated DNA damage response endonuclease PdeM, with the protein MSQILYRAEIRETPLLRFAGHNFEPLPSGGLYWHSQETLLVADLHLEKMSSFARKGHMLPPYDTGLTLARLEADMRRTGAQRVVALGDSFHRDEGTTTLIETDRARIDLLTDLCEWLWLSGNHDPRPHALGGQCRAEVELAGLTLTHEPRRGTIGLMAGHLHPAARVHMEGRTSRRPCFVHDNRLMILPAYGASAGSINIMSPAFTGLFNWAGLEVTMLGKGRTYPVSPKRLVAG; encoded by the coding sequence TTGAGCCAGATCCTATATCGAGCCGAGATCAGGGAGACCCCGCTCCTGCGCTTTGCCGGCCACAATTTCGAACCCCTGCCGTCTGGTGGCCTCTATTGGCACAGCCAGGAGACGCTGCTGGTCGCCGATCTCCACTTGGAAAAGATGAGCAGCTTTGCCCGCAAGGGGCATATGCTGCCGCCCTATGATACCGGGTTGACGCTGGCGCGGCTGGAAGCGGATATGCGCCGCACCGGCGCGCAACGAGTGGTGGCGCTCGGCGACAGTTTTCATCGCGACGAGGGCACGACGACGCTGATCGAAACCGATCGGGCGCGCATCGATCTGTTGACCGACCTGTGCGAATGGCTCTGGCTCTCAGGCAATCATGATCCGCGTCCGCATGCCCTGGGTGGCCAGTGCCGGGCGGAAGTGGAACTCGCCGGGCTGACCCTGACGCATGAACCGCGACGGGGTACCATTGGGCTGATGGCCGGGCACCTCCACCCCGCAGCGCGGGTTCATATGGAGGGTCGCACCAGCCGGCGCCCCTGTTTCGTGCACGACAACCGGCTGATGATCCTGCCCGCCTATGGCGCCTCGGCAGGGTCGATCAACATCATGTCCCCGGCATTCACCGGGCTTTTTAACTGGGCGGGCCTTGAGGTCACCATGCTGGGCAAGGGCCGCACCTATCCGGTCAGCCCCAAGCGGCTGGTCGCCGGTTAG